In the Deltaproteobacteria bacterium genome, TTTGCTCAATGCGCCGCACGAACGACGCGTCGAAGATTGCATTGGCATCGGTCTGCTTGGCTTGCGGATACTGCAACGAAAGAATATCCAAACCGCTGCGGATCACTGACAGCAAAGGCGTCGGCACCAGCTCCATCTCAGCGAGCGTGTTCTGATAGGTCTCTTCAAGAATCTCGTCGGCCGCGCCGCGCAGGTTCTTGCGCATGACCGCCAGGCTCTTCTCTTTCTGAGTTTTAAAAATATACAGTCCTTCGATCAGAGTTTTCAGGAAACGCTCGATCAGCTCAGGATTTTTCACGACTGTCTGGCGCAACGTCGTAACCGTGTTAGACGGATACGTGATGCCGAGCTTTTCGTAATTGACCAGCTCGCGAAAACCCAACTTCTTGGCGCTCAAATTGAGCGGCATGTTAAGCGGCGCGGCGTCGACGATGCCGCGCTCCAAGGTTTGCAAACCGAGCGCGGGTTCGCCGACGACCAAAAGCTTTACGTCGCGGTCGGGAACCAGTCCCAGCTTCGCGCGCAAAACATATCTGATGATCGAATCGGAGATCGAACCGGCGCGGCCGACGCCGATGGTCTTGCCGCGCAAATCTTCAGGACTTTTGATCTCCGGCTTTGAATAGATCGCGCCGCCGACTTTGTTCATGAAGTTGGCGACGATCACTTGATCCTTGGCGCCGACGATGTGCGAAGTCAGCGCGCCGCTGCCGGTGGCGATGACGATCGGCACATCGCCGCTCATCAGCAACTGCTGCGGCCGCATTCGGCCGGCGTAAACCGCTTTGAGATCGATGCCGTATTTCTTGCCGAGGCCGTCCTCCACGGCGATCCACATCGGCGTGTAATGGCCGGAGAAGGAAGCGTAGCCGACTGTGACAGGATCCAATTGCGTTGCCGCGACGGCGCTCGCGACGAAAGTCGAATACCAGCCAAGGACAGCTACAAGACAGAGAATGATTCCAAGCATCATCGCTCACCGCCAGTTAATTCGTCATGCCGGCGGAGGCCGGCATCCATCTTGGCATTCGCTTCACCCGCAAAAACTTGGATTCCGGCCTGCGCCGGAATGGCGGAATGAAGAGCAACTGCTGGTCGACGAATTCCGCACCCGCCTGAATACCGCCGAGGGTCATTCATCTATGTTCGCGTCGCCACCGGCGCGATATAGCGCTTGAATAATTGCAACGCCACCTGCGGCATCGTCTCCGACAAAAGCCCAACGGCGTAAAGTAAGTAAGACGAATCCAAAAATAATTGCGGATCGCGCGGCCGTAGCGCTTGCACGCCGTGCCGATCGGCGTCCGAGCGCTGGGCTAGGATGTAACCGGCGTGGGGATTGTGCACGAAGACGCCGCCGATGCCGATTAACGTGCGCGTGTCGCGCATGTCTTTGCCATAATGCACCCACGCCTCGCCTTCGCGCGCGACCACGCGCTCGCGCCGGCCGACGTGGCGCTCGACGGCGATGGTGACGGCGTTATTGGCCAGCACCGCGTCCGCGGCGATGTGCCACTTTTCCAGCGGCACCGTGCCGGTCTCTTGGGTGATCTGTTCGATGTAGTCGTTTAGCTGTTCGCGCTCGACGACGGCATCGGGAAATCCATCGCGCAAATCGTCGAGCAGTTTGTCCAAGCCGACGCGCCCAACAATTGTCGCGGCGTTGAAACGAATTCCCAGATCGCCTTCGACGGTTCGTTTCGCATAGGACTCAGCCAATCCTTGAGCGATGACGTTTTCACCCTGCGGCTGACCGTAGCCGATGGAATGAACGTCAGTGGTCGCGCCGCCGACGTCGACGACCAACATGTCGCCCCAGCCTTTTTCCTCGCCCGTGCCGTCGGCGCCGATGCGCACTCCTTGCAGCACCGCCATCGGCGTCGGCAAAACCACCGGCACCATGCCGGTCAACGCGTCGAGCCCCTTCGCGTGGGTGATCCGGGCCATAAAAATTTCCCGAATCGCTTCGCGCGCCGCTTCCACCGCCAGCTTGCCCGCTTTGGGCATGACGTTATCGACGACGATCGCTTCTTTGCCATGTTGTTTCAATTCAGCGGCAACTTGGTCGGTGACGGCTGAATTGCCCGCGACGACAATCGACACCGAAAGCATTGAGCGCGCCAACAGACGAGCGTTGTGCAAAATAGTTTCGCTATCGCCGCCGTCGACGCCACCGGTCAGCAGGATCATGTCGGGGCGAAGCGCTTCGATCTCTTTAATCTTGTCATCGCTGAGCTTGAACGCGGTGGAGCCGACGATCTTGGCGCCGGCGCCGAGCGCCGCTTGATTCGCCGCTTCGACGGTCAAGCCGGGAACGTTGCCGACAACCGCAATGCGCAAACCTCCCGCCGCGCTGCTCGAAGCCAAAACTTTATTGCCGGCGAGCATCGACAAATCTTTCGGCTGCGCGTCGAATATAGAATGCTTTTCGTGCAGCAACGTCAGCGCGCGCAGCAACCCTTCGCGCACGTCGGTCGACACCGTCGAAGGCGATTGGCTCCGGCCAATGACTTGCGCCCGAGTCAAATCGACAGCCGTGACCTTGGTAAACGTGCTGCCGAAATCGATGAGGATGGCGAGTGGGTTCATGGGAGAATCGGATCAATGAAAAATAAAAAATGTAAAATTAAAAAAATCCTCGGCTCGAAGCCGCGGGATTCGAACAATGTCGAATGGAAGTTGACTACCCTTTCCGTCATTCCCCCGAACGCGGGAATCCAGGCGAGGGCGGACACGCAGGTCCGCCCCTACAGAAAAAACCTGGATGCCCACTTTACCGTCACCCCGGTGAAAACCGGGGTCCATCCCCATCCCCTTCAGATGGATACCGTTCTCCAACGGTATGACGGACCTTTCCCGATAGAAACATTCACTGACCTCACTTTCTAACTTGATTCGCCCGCGCCAGCAGTTCGTATGGAAGCGTGATTCCAATTTGTTTCGCTGCCTGCAGGTTAATGATGAATTCAAACCTCATCGCCTGCTGTACAGGCAACTCGGCAGGTTTCGTTCCCTTGAGGATTCTGTCTACGTAGTGGGCTGCCTTGCGGAACAGGTCATCGAAGTCCGCCCCGTAGGACATAAGACCGCCCTCATCGACAAACTCCTTCTGGAAGTAAATAGCCGGCAACCGGTATTTGACGGCAAGCTCGACGATCCGCTTTCTTTCCGCGAAAAAGTTGCGAGCGCCGGTCGTCATAATCGCGCCCACCTGCTTCTGCTTGGCGGTTTTAAAGGCGCTCTCTAAACCTTTGGCGTCGACTTGAGTCGCGATCTCCTCCAATTTTAGCTTCAGAAACAAAGCCGCAGGCCTGAGCTCTTTTAGCTGGAGGTCTGTTATTATGCTGGTTCCCAGCGGCCGCAGAAGCCCAACTCGGCTGAGCTTGGGGACTGCGTCCTTGAGTATCTCTAGCCTTTTGGTATTTAGCTCGGGCGATAAATTCGAGAAACCGGTGACATTGCCCCCCCGGCCGCGCCAGGCTGGCAACCAAACCTGCACCCACGGGGTCCGCAACGTTCGCCATCACGATGGGAATGGTAGTCGTGACGCTCTTGGCCGCTAACGCCGACGGTCCCGATGCGACCAAAATCAAATCAAGCTTAAGTCGAACCAGCTCCGCCGCAAGCTCACGCAGGCGCTCATTCTTTTGCTCGGCATATCGGTACTCAATGGTGAGATTCTTTCCCTCGATCCAGCCGAGCTTGCGCAGCTCCTGCCGGAACACCTCCAAGAGCCCTGCGCTACTAGAAGCAGTGCTTGGATCCAGCAAACCGATGCGAAAGATTTTCCCCGACTGCTGCGCCTCGGCGAGAGAAGCAGTCGTCAGAAAGAAAGTTGTCAGCAGCCGGATGGCGGTTCTTCTATTCATTTTATCTCCACAACTTTTCATTCTTCACTTCTTACGACCCACGATCGCTTCACAAAGAAAAATCCGAAAGTCTTACTGTTGCCTATTGCCTATTGCCTGATGCCTTCTTCATTTCATTTCGCCGACGCGATCATGCGGTACAGATCCATGATGCGTTTGTCGCGCAGCGTGGTTTCGACGTCGCGGTTCAAGTCCGCGCCGCGGATCAAGCCGATCTCCAGGCCGAGCTTGTCGGCTTCTTTTAAAAACTGCTCGTCCTTGGTCATCGCCGCGAAGGCGTCGCGCAGCTCTTTCACCCGATCCGCCGGCACTCCGGGCGGCAGCGCTATCGCTCGGCCGATGTTCTGCGCCGCGGCGAGCGCGCTCAGCAAACCTTTACTGCCCGCCGGCGCAAGCTCGGCTATACTCGGCACTCCCGGCACTCGCGGGTCGCGGACTTTTCTCGACGTCACCAGCGGCGTGATATAGCCGCTCTTAAGCCATTCCCGTTTGGTCGCCATGAGCGAACCGGTTCCTTGGGCGCGGCCGTCGAGCGCGCCGCGTTCGATGTCGAGCAAGATTTCCGGCGTGCCCGGATATCCTGGGATCACGCGAAAATCCAGACCGAGAATCTGCTCCACCACCTTGACGACAAAGTTGCTGGTGTGGTCAAGGGACTGCGCGCCCATGCGCGGCTGCTTGCCTTCCTTGTTGGCTTTTTTGATCAGCTCCAAGCTCGCGTACGGCGTCGCGGATCTAACGTAAACCGTCTGCGCTTCGTCGAGCGCCTGGCCGATGTAAATAAATTTCTCCAGATCGAACTTGATGGCATCGTTGTGTCCGGCCACGGCGAAGATCGCGCCGGTGTTGATGTTGCTCATCGTCAAACCGTCCGGTTTGCGCAAATTATAAAGTTCGTTAACGGCGATCAGTCCGCCGGCGCCGGGCTTGTTGACGACGAGAATCGACGGCTTGCCGGGAATATACCTTTCCAGATGGCGCGCGAGCAGCCGCACGGTCTGATCGGTCCCGCCCCCCGGCGAAGAGCCGGCGAACAGGGTGATCGTCTTGCCGGCGTAAAAACTTTTGGCTGGTTGCGCGCGCAGCGGTGAAGCCGCGAGCAGGCCGAAGAAAAACACGCAGACAAAAATCTTAAGTGTAATTCTTGCTGTCGTTTGCAAATTCCGCCCTCACCCTAACCCTCTCCCACTTCGTGGGCGAGGGAACAAATCAACGATCGCCAAATCTGGAATTTGGAATCTGCAATTTGAAATCTGAGATGCCGAGCGCAGCTCGGCCTAATATCCCCAGCGCGTCTCAACGGTTTTGAGGCGCTGAAACTCTTCGTCTAATTCTTTGCGGCCGCGCAGCTCTTTAAACGCTTCGTCGACCAGATCCTGCGCGACAACGTCCTTGATCGCGGGGACGTTATAGTTAAGCTCGCCCAACCGCTCTTCCTCTTTGAGCATGTCTGCGAAGCCAGTGGCGCGGCCGTTGAGTGGAAACGGCATCGCTTCCAAATCGCGCAGGCTGCGGGCATGGGGGTTGGCGCGCTCCTCTGGGTCCGGGCTCGACAAGCGCAAGCGCTTTTCGAGCCGGTTGATGTACTCGTAGTTCCTCGGCATGTCGCGCACGAACCAGTAGGAACGGATCATGCCTTTGAGAAAGGCTTTGACCATATCCGGCCGCTCTTCGAGGATTTTCCCAGTCGCCGCGATGATCCGTTCGGGACGGCCGTCGGGATATTGATCCGCCGGCGAGACCAAAATGTTGCAGCCTTCTTTGAGCAAATCTTCGGCGTACCACGGCGGCACCGGCGCGCATTCGACCCGGCCGCTGCGGATCGCTTCGACATGCAGTTGGGAGGCCACGCCGAGGCGCACCCACTCGACATCCTTCTCTAGATTCAACCCGGCTTTGACCAACTGAATCTGAATCGCCCAGTGGCGAATGCTGTTGTAGTCGCTGATGCCGACGCGCTTGCCTTTGAGTTCCGCCAGCGACTTGATATGCGGCGGCGCCACCCAGACGTTGGTATGTTGGTTGCGCCAGCCGGCGATGATGTAGAGATCGGCGCCGCGCGCGCGCTGATAGAACACCGTGCGCGACTGCACGTCCAAGGCGATGTCCACCGACTTTTCTTTCATCGCCTGGGAGATGCCGAGCTTTTCCAAACCGAACGGCACCATGGAATCGGTGAGCAGCTCATAGGCATGGGAGCCGCTGTCGTTCTTCAAACCTTCGTCGTAAAAAAAGTTCATCTCATGTGCCGTCCGCACCGGCACTTGATGCAGCATATGATAACAAGTCGGCGCAATGCGCAGTTTTCCATCAAGCATTTTAGTTTCTCACTTCCCTGGATTTTTCAGCGAATGTTAATTTCAGTCGCGAGCTCGTCCATATCAATAAAAAAGCCACAGCGCCAACAACCCGGCGAGGGAAATAAGCGTGACAACCTCCAGCGCAGTTCGCTTCCAACCGGTAAGAGCGAAAGTAATGCGCGGCACATGCTTCGGCTTAGCTTCTATCGGCGCACTGGTGCTAACTTCGTCGCCACCATCACGCAGCAACGGCAACGCCCGCGCGACATCTTGCCGCTGCACCTGAACTTTGATCTCGCCAGTGCCAAGTGCGCCAGTCGCCGCATCCCGGTCGTCGACCAGCAAACACTCGATCTTCGCGGCTTCCAGCTTGGCGGCGATCAGCCGCGCTTCTTGGCGCCGATGCACCGTCGCGATGGTGATGTAGCCGAGCTTTGAATTGTCCGCTGCGTGGGCCATGGTCTGCTCACCTTTCTACTTGCCAAAATAATTTCTGAACTCGTCGAGATATTTTTTATAACTGACCTGCACTTCTTCCATCGCCAACGGCAGGATCTTCTCCGCGTTGATCTCTTTGAACGCCGGGTCCAAACCGGCGACGTTGCTGCGGCCCGGTAGCCGCTGTTCGCGCGCCAACAACTCGGCGACCTGGTCGGAGAGCATGAAGTCGATCAAAAGCTTGGCCGAGTTGGGATGAGGCGGACGCTTGGCGATCTGCAACGTCGCCGGCTGCACCACCAGCGGATCGGGATTCTTGATCCAGTCCACCGGCGCGCCTTTTTTCTTGAGCATCTCGGCGGCGTGGCCGCGGCCGATGTAGACGGCGAACTCACCGGCGGCGAGCAACGCATTGCCGCGGGCTGAAGATTCCGAGCGCGGTTCATGCTTCGACAACGCTTGCATGAGCTGCTTGCCCTTCTCCGCGCCGTAGCGCTTCATCATGCCGGCGTACCAGGTTACTTGCTCCTGTTCCACCGCCAGCCGTCCTTTGTATTTCGGATGGGCGAGATCGGGCCAATCCCGCGGCCGCTCGCTGGCGGGAATCAACTTGGTGTTGTAGATGATCGTCATCGGATTGTAATAGAGCGTCGTCCACAAACCGTTCTTGTCCTTGAACGCCGGCGCAAAGTTCTTGCTCTCCGGCGAAAGATAAGAACCGGCGATGCCCTGCTCGATCAACACTTGCGTATGAAACCCACCGCCAAAGTTGAGCACGTCGACTAAATATTTTTTGGCGCGGTACTCGGTCATCAAGCGCTGCAACATCTTATCGCTGTCGGCCTTGTACTGCTTGACCCGGAGAAATGGATATTTGCTTTCGAACAGCTTCCAAACGTTCTGCGCCGTATCCGTGCGCAACGTCACGTAAGCTTCGATCTCGCCGCCCTCTTTCTTCGCCGCCTCGACAATCTTCGGATCGCTAACCTGCGCGTAAGCGCTCGCCGCCAAGGCAATCTGCCCACTTACGATCACGCCAATCATCCCACGCATGGCAACCTCCAAAATTCTGACCACTGACTATTTCTTATAAAGCGCTCGGATAAACCCACTATCATCCAATTTCTTCACAAACGACGGCTCGACGATCAAAGTCGCATCGGTTTGCTTGGCCTGCGGATATTGTAGCGAAAGCATGTCCAAGCCGGCTTTGACCACTGCCAATGACGGATAGGGCGCCTCGTCGATAGTGGCGCGCGTCTGTTGATAAGATTCTTCCAAAATATCTTCGTCGGCGCCTTTCATGTAGCGCCGAAACACCGCCATGGTCTTGGCCTTGTTGGACTTGAAGATGGAGATCCCTTCAATCAGACATTTTAAAAATTTCTCCACCAAGTCGGGATTGCTGGCGACGGTTTGGCGCAACACCACAACGCTCGTGTACGGATACTCGACCCCGAGTTTATCGAAGCTTGCGAGTTCGTGAAATCCAGCGTTGCGGGCGATGAACAAGTGCGGAATCGACATCGCCGCGTTCCAACGCTTGCAAGCCGAGAAAAGGTTCGCCAGTGGGCAGCAACTTCACGTCCCGGTCGGGAATAAGTCCGAACTTGCTGCGCAAAACATATCTCACCGTGGCATCCAAAAACGCCGCCGGCCGGCCAGTGGCGATGGTCTTGCCTTTCAGATCTTCAACGCTTTTGATTTCCGGCTTGGCGAATAGCGATGTGCCAATTTTGTTGGTGATCGTCGCGACCAACACCTGATCCTTGATTCCCACGATGTGAGAAGTCATCGTGCCGGTGCCCGAGGCAATGACGATGGGCACCTCGCCGGTAGCGAGCTGCTGCTGCGGCCGCACCCGGCCGGCATAAATCGCCTTCAAATCCAAACCGTACTTAAGCCCAACATGCTCCTCGACCACGATCCAAAGCGGCGCGTAGGTCGCCGTGATATTCGAATAGCCAACAGTCAAAGGTTCGAGTCGCGCGGCGCCAAAGGCATCGAAGCCCACAAGCAACACAGGAACGAACAGCAAAATCGAACCAAAACACTTTCGCCCATCCATCACATTACCTCGTGCGAAATCTCCGAACTTCTGACAACTGCCCACTGACCACTGACTACTTCCGATTATAAAGCCCCCTAATAAACCCGCTATCGTCAATCTTCTTCATAAACGAGCCATCGACCATGGCGCTCACATCGGCCTGCTTCGCCTGGGGAAATTGCGGCGTCAACATTTCCAGAGCATTTTTAAATACCGCCAACGTCGGATGCGGCGCTTCGTCCAGCGTCGCCACGGTGTGCTGGTAGGTCGCGTCGAGGATTTCGTCGCTGCTGCCGCGCTGATACTTGGCCAAAACCGCCATGCCTTTCTGCTTGTCGGTTTTGATGATGTGCGTGCCTTCGATCAAACACTTCAAAACTTTCTCGATCAACTCCGGCTGTTTGGTCAAGAGCGGCCGCAGTACCGTCACCGTCGAGTAAGGATAGGTCACGCCAAGATTGTCGTAGTTGGCGATCTCGCGAAACCCCATCTTGCGCGCGACGAACATATACGGCGCCGACATCCCCGCCGCGTCGACCACGCCGCGCTCTAGCACTTGAATCGCCAGCGCCGGCTCGCCGGTGGGCATGAACTTCACGTCGCGATCCGGCACCAAGCCGAACCGGCTCTGCAGCACATAGCGGGTCATGACATCTTGAAACGCGCCGGGCCGGCCGGTGGCGACGAGTTTGCCTTTCAACTCTTCGACGCTCTTGATGTTCTGGCGGGAAAAAATTGCCGAGCCTACTTTATTCGTGATGGTCGCCACCATCACCTGATCTTTGACGCCGACGATATGCGAAGTCATGGCGCCGGTGCCGGTGGCCAAAACGAACGGCACATCGCCGCTGGCAAGTAATTGTTGCGGCCGCACCCGTCCCGCGTAAATCGCCCGCACATCTAAACCATACTTAGCGCCCAAGTGCTCCTCCACCGCCACCCACAACGGCGCGAAAGCGCCCGCGAAAGTGGAATAGCCGATGGTCACCGGTTCGAGCTTGGTCGCGGCGAATAGACGCGACGTTGTGAATAAGAAAGCGAGAACGACGAATAGCGCAGCGTGGAGTTTTTCTACAAGCATGTTTCGATTTGCCATCGTGGTGCGGCCAAGTCAATCGGTGAGGGCGAAGTCGTATCACGTATAATAAATCGTCAATAACTGAACAACCCTCGGCTCCAAGTCGACTCCCCTTCCGTCATTCCCATGAAAACGGGAATCCAGGCGAGGGCGAGTCGCGACCCGCCCTACGGCAAAAAACCTGGATACCGGCTTTCACCGGTATGACGATTCGGTTTATCTTTGTTGCTGCAAACACGGCTCCGATTCGTTTCACTAACCTTTGGCCGAAACTTGCTTTGTCTGAATCTCTGCTCCGATATCGATTTGCAGTAAATCTTCGCCGACCAGCAACGGTCCGTCATATCTTTTTCGCGTCGCCGGGATCAAGTCCTGCGCCGTCGCGCTACCGAACAAGAGCAAATGATTGTAAACCGCCAGTTTCGGTTTTGTCCGGGCGAAGACTTCGCCGGCTTGCTCGGGGGTCGTGTGGTTGGCGCCGATTCTTTTCAATTGCTTGGGATCTTCCGCGGCGCCGCCGGCCACCGCCGTCACTTCATGAACCAAGAGATCGACGCCTTGGGCATGGCGAATCAAGTTTTCATTGAATGTGGTATCGCCCGACAACACCACCGCGCGATTTTGGTAATCGATACGGTAACCGAAGGCCGGTAATTCCTCGCCGCCGTGATCGACTTCGAAGGCGCTGATCTTGACGCCATCGCCGTCGAAGACCACGCCTTCGGAAATTTCCTGCGGCGCCAACTGCACCCCATCCGATTGATAACTTTTACTGCGCACGCGAATATCGACGTGAAACGCCAGCGGCAGATGCTCCATCATCTGCCGCGTCCCCACCGGTCCGTAAACCGCCAGCGGCTGAGCGCGCATGCCCCAAGGCCGGCCGATCCAACCGGTCAACCAGAGATCGGGAAATCCGACGACATGATCCGAATGATGGTGGGTTAGAAACAATCCGTTGATGTCGCTGAACGGAATGGCCAGCTGATGCAGCCGCTGCATGGCGCCTCGGCCGGCGTCGAAAATAAATTTTTGCCCGCCGACTTCCACCAGCGTGCTCGGTCCGAAGCGATCCAAGCGCGGCGGCGGCGCGCCGGTGCCGAGAAGCGTCACGCGAAAAATATTGTCATTGGTTTGCGCCATACTGTGCTCCGTAACTTCTACGCTGGAAAATTTTAAGTAACGCCAATGCGGCCGCCAAACTTATTTGAATTTGATGCCAAGCTCCGTTTGCGCCGCGCGTAACGCGGACAGATCGACAAAGTCGCTGACGAGCGTAGCTTGTTTGAGTTCGAGCAATTCCTTGGTGTCCTGCACGACCAAGCCAAGCCCGTCCATCGGAATCCCACCGTCGGCGTTGTAAACCCGCCAGATCGAGTCGTAAGTCGCCGCGGCGATCTCCGCGCCGGCGCGCTGCCATTCCATGAGAAACTTGATCGTGCCGTCGCGATTGCTGCGAATATAACCGTTGGCCTTGATGCCGGCTTTGATCATTCTTTTGATCTCGTCCGGTTTGTCCTTTAGCCGCTTGGCGTGAATCGCCAGACCGCTCTGCGGAAAGCTCAGCAGCTCATGAGTGCGCGCGAGCACTATGTAGCCGAGCTTTTTCCCCTCGACATCGAAGGGCGGCGGCACCATCGCGCCGTCGGCCAATCCTTGTTTCATCAACGCCAAGCGCGCCTGGGCCGCGCCCACCGACAGAAATTTGATCTCCTTATCGGGATTGAGCTTGGCTTGTTGGAGAATCATCCGGGCGATGCGCGTCGGCGCGCCGTTGACCGCGCCCACAGCGATGGTCTTGCCGGCGAGATCGCTAAGCGTTTTCACTCTGGCGTGGCTCAACAGCAGCAACGTCGACGACGGCTCGAAACAAGCGACGATCTTCAGCGGCAAGCCGGCGAGCGCGCCGCGAATGCCTTGCGGAATGCCCACCGTGTAGTCGATATCGCCGCTGGTCAGCGCGGCCAACGCCGCGTTGCCGCGAATGAGCACGATCTCGCCATCGATGCCTTCCTGTTTGAGCAAACCGAGCTTTTGCGCCAATGGAAAAGTAATAAATTGCCCGCCCACGTCCGGCACCGCCAAGCGAATTTTATCCGCTGCGTCCGCCAACGTTAACGGCAGCAAAAACCAGAGAATTAGTAGGAACATCGTTAGTCGCCAGTCACTTCGCGGCCAACAGCGATTTCACGAAGCCGCTCTGATCGAGCTCGCGCACCAAGCGGTTGTCGAAAAAATCTTCGGGCTTGGCGCCCTTCGCTTTGGGCGTGGTTCTTTCTAAATCCTGCAGCAATCCGGGAATCCCCGCCGGATAGGGCGGCACGGTGAAGCCGTTCTTGATGCTCAACTCATAGGTTTCGTCGAGCACTTCTTTATCTTCGGTGCGAAAATATTTACCCATGGTCTTGATCGCGAAGGCGCGGTCTTTCATGCCACGCACCGCGCCTTCGATATAAGCGCGCAGAAAGCGCCGGGCGATGTCTTCGTTGGCTTTTAAATAGCGCCGCGTCGTCACCACGCCGTTGACGTGATACTCGACGTCGAGTCCGGTCAGATCCATCAAGTCTCTCAACTTCAAGCGCTTGGCTTGCAGCGTCGCTGGCGGACTGATCGCCGCCGCGTTGACCCTGCCCGCGGCCATCGCCGTCACGGTTTCCGCCGGCCCGCCGGTCTGCACCATGGTCACGTCGCGGTCCGGCTCGAGACCCGCCTTGCGTAGCGCGATGCGCGATGCCAGATCGGACTGGGTGCCGAAGCGCGTCACGCCGAAAACTTTGCCTTTCAAATCCTCCATGCGCGCGATGTTCGCCTGGCCGTAAATCCACCAGTTAAATTTTTTCACGATAGTCGCAAGAATCACCGTGTCGGTTCCCGATAGCGCGGCTTGAATCGGCCCGGCGCCGCCGGCTTGAATGATCGGCAGCTCGCCGGAAAGCATCGCTTGGATCGCCAGTGAGCTGCCGGGAATGCTGATCACCTCGACGTTGAGTCCGTGCTTCTCGTAAAAATTTCCTTCCTTGGCGAACCAAATCGACATCTGCGCCGCCGACGCCGAGCCGCCGCCGACACGAAGCTTGTCGAGTTTTTTCTCTTGCGCCTGTAACGAAAGCGAAGCAAAACAAATCGCGGCAATAGTAATGCAAGTTGCGACTTGGCAAATCTTCATGGGATCTCCCGAGATTAGTGAAACGATTTATCTTCTCACCTATAGCACAGGCAAACCCATTTTTGTCGAGAGACTGATGACGGCGATCAGGATATTCGTCTGGATTTGCACTTCGACTGACGGATCTCCATGGGCACGACGACCATTAGCACACGGATGAGAACAATCGACGAATTTTCACTCCGTCATTCGAGTGAAAACCGGAATCCATGAATTTGAATCCTAGATGGACACCGGCCTTCGCCGGTGTGACGCTGACTGGGTTAAGCGTTTTTAAACGATCGAGACGCTGGTGATCGGCAACTATTGGGGGATCGCCTTTTAATTCGCGGCCGACGGCGCGATCGACACGCCTTGGACGCCGGCTTTCTTGATCGCCTGGGCGACGAAGCCTGAGGCTTTCACGTCTTCGATAAATTCGCGCAGATATTTCACCGCATCGCCGCGCCCCTTGACGATGCCGAGGGATTGTTGGATCGCCATGAAGCGTTCGGGAAAAATCCGCCCACCGGGAACCTTCGGCAGATTCATTTCGAGATGTTGGCGCACGCCGGCGAGCACGTCGACTTTGCCGGACGTGATCAAGTCGATGGCGCTGTTCTGGCTCGACGCCCGCACCAACTGCGCTTTTTTCAACTCGCGGCTCAAGAATAAATCGTAAGCGCTCTTGCCCGACACGCCGACCCGAATGCCGTCGCGATCGACGTCGGCGTTGACGCGCAGCGCCGAGCCGGCCGGCGCGAGATACACGCCTTCGATTTCAATGTAAGGCGGCGCGAAGTCGATTTCTCCGGCGCGTCCCGGATCGACGGCGAGAAACGCGACATCCCAAGCGCCGGTTTTGGCCGCGTCGAACATTTTGCCCGCCGCCTCGAAGCCGACAAGCTCAACCTCCACGCCGATGCGCCGGCCGATCTCCCGGCCAAGATCCACCGCCACCCCGCGCAGCTCGCCGCTGGCGGGATCTTTGCTCGCGAGCACGAGGT is a window encoding:
- a CDS encoding MutL protein, producing MNPLAILIDFGSTFTKVTAVDLTRAQVIGRSQSPSTVSTDVREGLLRALTLLHEKHSIFDAQPKDLSMLAGNKVLASSSAAGGLRIAVVGNVPGLTVEAANQAALGAGAKIVGSTAFKLSDDKIKEIEALRPDMILLTGGVDGGDSETILHNARLLARSMLSVSIVVAGNSAVTDQVAAELKQHGKEAIVVDNVMPKAGKLAVEAAREAIREIFMARITHAKGLDALTGMVPVVLPTPMAVLQGVRIGADGTGEEKGWGDMLVVDVGGATTDVHSIGYGQPQGENVIAQGLAESYAKRTVEGDLGIRFNAATIVGRVGLDKLLDDLRDGFPDAVVEREQLNDYIEQITQETGTVPLEKWHIAADAVLANNAVTIAVERHVGRRERVVAREGEAWVHYGKDMRDTRTLIGIGGVFVHNPHAGYILAQRSDADRHGVQALRPRDPQLFLDSSYLLYAVGLLSETMPQVALQLFKRYIAPVATRT
- a CDS encoding ABC transporter substrate-binding protein, which gives rise to MMLGIILCLVAVLGWYSTFVASAVAATQLDPVTVGYASFSGHYTPMWIAVEDGLGKKYGIDLKAVYAGRMRPQQLLMSGDVPIVIATGSGALTSHIVGAKDQVIVANFMNKVGGAIYSKPEIKSPEDLRGKTIGVGRAGSISDSIIRYVLRAKLGLVPDRDVKLLVVGEPALGLQTLERGIVDAAPLNMPLNLSAKKLGFRELVNYEKLGITYPSNTVTTLRQTVVKNPELIERFLKTLIEGLYIFKTQKEKSLAVMRKNLRGAADEILEETYQNTLAEMELVPTPLLSVIRSGLDILSLQYPQAKQTDANAIFDASFVRRIEQSGFFSGLSRR
- a CDS encoding ABC transporter substrate-binding protein; the protein is MDGRKCFGSILLFVPVLLVGFDAFGAARLEPLTVGYSNITATYAPLWIVVEEHVGLKYGLDLKAIYAGRVRPQQQLATGEVPIVIASGTGTMTSHIVGIKDQVLVATITNKIGTSLFAKPEIKSVEDLKGKTIATGRPAAFLDATVRYVLRSKFGLIPDRDVKLLPTGEPFLGLQALERGDVDSALVHRPQRWISRTRKLR
- a CDS encoding extracellular solute-binding protein, with protein sequence MRGMIGVIVSGQIALAASAYAQVSDPKIVEAAKKEGGEIEAYVTLRTDTAQNVWKLFESKYPFLRVKQYKADSDKMLQRLMTEYRAKKYLVDVLNFGGGFHTQVLIEQGIAGSYLSPESKNFAPAFKDKNGLWTTLYYNPMTIIYNTKLIPASERPRDWPDLAHPKYKGRLAVEQEQVTWYAGMMKRYGAEKGKQLMQALSKHEPRSESSARGNALLAAGEFAVYIGRGHAAEMLKKKGAPVDWIKNPDPLVVQPATLQIAKRPPHPNSAKLLIDFMLSDQVAELLAREQRLPGRSNVAGLDPAFKEINAEKILPLAMEEVQVSYKKYLDEFRNYFGK
- a CDS encoding ABC transporter substrate-binding protein → MLDGKLRIAPTCYHMLHQVPVRTAHEMNFFYDEGLKNDSGSHAYELLTDSMVPFGLEKLGISQAMKEKSVDIALDVQSRTVFYQRARGADLYIIAGWRNQHTNVWVAPPHIKSLAELKGKRVGISDYNSIRHWAIQIQLVKAGLNLEKDVEWVRLGVASQLHVEAIRSGRVECAPVPPWYAEDLLKEGCNILVSPADQYPDGRPERIIAATGKILEERPDMVKAFLKGMIRSYWFVRDMPRNYEYINRLEKRLRLSSPDPEERANPHARSLRDLEAMPFPLNGRATGFADMLKEEERLGELNYNVPAIKDVVAQDLVDEAFKELRGRKELDEEFQRLKTVETRWGY